One stretch of Longimicrobiales bacterium DNA includes these proteins:
- the frr gene encoding ribosome recycling factor, with product MPTYREAQAQMDRSIEALRREFSSVRTGKASPALLDTVRVDAYGSKMMLNQVASVSTPEPRMLIVQPWDKGLMGEIEKAIRNSELGLNPANDGNIIRVPVPALNEERRREMVKMLHKIAEEGRVAIRHARQEANKEIKRLQSDGQMSEDDARRETDRIQKLTDEHITKIDHLLKAKEEEVMEV from the coding sequence ATGCCAACGTACCGTGAGGCGCAGGCGCAGATGGACCGGTCCATCGAGGCGCTGCGTCGGGAATTCTCGTCCGTTCGGACGGGCAAGGCGAGTCCGGCGCTGCTGGACACGGTGCGCGTTGATGCCTATGGCTCGAAGATGATGCTGAACCAGGTCGCATCAGTGAGCACGCCGGAGCCGCGGATGCTGATCGTTCAGCCGTGGGACAAGGGGCTGATGGGCGAGATCGAGAAGGCCATTCGCAACTCGGAGCTCGGGCTGAACCCGGCCAATGATGGCAACATCATCCGTGTCCCGGTGCCCGCCCTCAACGAGGAGCGCCGTCGCGAGATGGTGAAGATGCTGCACAAGATCGCCGAGGAGGGGCGCGTGGCCATTCGTCATGCCCGCCAGGAGGCTAACAAGGAAATCAAGCGATTGCAGTCCGATGGCCAGATGAGTGAGGACGACGCGCGGCGCGAGACGGACCGTATCCAGAAGCTCACGGACGAGCATATCACGAAGATCGACCACCTCCTCAAGGCCAAGGAGGAGGAGGTGATGGAGGTCTGA
- the pyrH gene encoding UMP kinase, which produces MTANDLKYKRVVLKLSGEALAGEQGFGISPPVVDRLTDEIQSLHGLGVDIGLVIGGGNIVRGTQASQQGMDRVSADYMGMLATIINALALQDLLDRKGVETRVMTAIRMEALAEPYIRRRALRHLEKRRVVIFAGGTGNPYFSTDTAAVLRAIEIHADLLIKATKVNGIYSADPEKDPNAEFIPRLTFHDVLTRDLKVMDAAAVSLCRENRLPIIVLNIGERGAVAAALRGETRGTLVSG; this is translated from the coding sequence ATGACGGCCAATGACCTGAAGTACAAGCGTGTCGTACTGAAGCTGTCGGGTGAGGCACTGGCGGGCGAGCAGGGCTTCGGTATCTCGCCGCCCGTCGTCGACCGGTTGACCGACGAGATCCAGTCGCTGCACGGCCTCGGCGTCGACATCGGGCTCGTGATCGGCGGCGGCAACATTGTGCGCGGCACGCAGGCGAGTCAGCAGGGGATGGACCGCGTGAGTGCCGATTACATGGGCATGCTCGCGACGATCATCAACGCGCTGGCGCTGCAGGACCTGCTCGACCGCAAGGGCGTGGAGACGCGCGTCATGACGGCCATCCGGATGGAGGCGCTTGCCGAACCCTACATCCGTCGCCGCGCACTGCGGCACCTCGAGAAGCGCCGCGTCGTCATCTTCGCGGGCGGTACCGGCAATCCGTATTTCTCGACGGACACGGCCGCGGTGCTGCGCGCGATCGAAATCCATGCCGACCTGCTCATCAAGGCGACAAAGGTCAACGGCATCTACTCGGCGGATCCCGAGAAGGACCCGAACGCCGAGTTCATACCGCGGCTCACGTTCCACGATGTCCTGACCCGAGACCTGAAGGTCATGGACGCGGCCGCGGTGTCGCTGTGCCGCGAGAACCGGCTGCCGATCATCGTCCTGAACATTGGCGAGCGCGGAGCGGTCGCGGCCGCGCTACGCGGCGAAACACGCGGCACGCTGGTCTCCGGCTGA
- the tsf gene encoding translation elongation factor Ts produces the protein MAISAQQVKELRERTGAGMMECKKALEEANGNMEAAIDLLRARGAAKAAKRAERETREGTIGSYVHTNGKIGVLVEVQCETDFVSRNETFQQLARDLAMHIAAAAPLALDAEGIPADVVERERGVYLEQVKQEGKPEKMQEKIVEGKLRKFYQESTLMDQIFVKDPAGKQTIQQLIEEASAKTGERVVVRRFVRYQLGE, from the coding sequence ATGGCGATCAGTGCGCAACAGGTGAAGGAGCTCCGCGAGCGGACGGGCGCGGGGATGATGGAGTGCAAGAAGGCGCTGGAAGAGGCGAACGGCAACATGGAAGCGGCGATCGACCTGCTGCGCGCACGCGGTGCGGCGAAGGCGGCCAAGCGCGCGGAGCGTGAGACGCGCGAGGGCACGATCGGCAGCTACGTGCACACCAATGGCAAGATCGGCGTGCTGGTCGAGGTGCAGTGTGAGACGGACTTCGTGTCGCGCAACGAGACGTTCCAGCAGCTGGCTCGTGACCTTGCGATGCACATTGCGGCGGCCGCCCCGCTGGCACTCGATGCCGAAGGTATCCCGGCGGACGTCGTGGAACGCGAGCGCGGCGTCTATCTCGAGCAGGTGAAGCAGGAAGGCAAGCCCGAGAAGATGCAGGAGAAGATCGTAGAGGGTAAACTGCGCAAGTTCTACCAGGAATCGACGCTGATGGACCAGATCTTCGTCAAGGATCCGGCAGGCAAGCAGACGATCCAGCAGCTGATCGAGGAGGCGTCGGCCAAGACGGGTGAGCGGGTCGTCGTGCGACGTTTCGTCCGTTACCAGCTGGGCGAGTAG
- a CDS encoding phosphatidate cytidylyltransferase gives MASELTRRVAVSAVGIPLAVLILYIGGWVLALGLAGIAAGGATEFYRLARQRGVEPFAAAGALLAATPVLLTMVTPDAEAWAWRVFVAATLLVAAAAIFRRGVGGAPLAVMAVTVFAALFTGGTLLYAMMLRTMPVPGASGQLSSWAGPALLAFPMTLTWMGDTFAYFGGRRFGRHKLIPAVSPAKTVEGALSGVVGTTVVGALYAYFIFGMWLGIPISAAIGALVGLVVSPIAQVGDLAESLLKREAGVKDSGTLLPGHGGVLDRFDALFFSIPVTYWLLTLVL, from the coding sequence ATGGCGAGCGAGCTGACCAGGCGCGTGGCCGTTTCGGCCGTCGGCATACCCCTCGCCGTTCTCATCCTCTACATCGGCGGCTGGGTCCTCGCGCTGGGGCTGGCCGGCATCGCCGCCGGCGGTGCCACCGAGTTCTACCGTCTCGCACGGCAGCGCGGCGTAGAGCCGTTTGCGGCCGCCGGTGCGCTGCTCGCGGCTACGCCCGTGCTGCTGACCATGGTGACGCCCGACGCGGAAGCCTGGGCCTGGCGTGTGTTCGTGGCCGCTACGCTGCTCGTCGCAGCGGCTGCCATCTTCCGTCGTGGCGTCGGCGGCGCACCGCTGGCCGTCATGGCCGTGACCGTGTTCGCCGCGCTGTTCACCGGGGGCACACTGCTGTACGCGATGATGCTGCGTACCATGCCGGTGCCGGGTGCGAGCGGCCAGTTGAGCAGCTGGGCAGGACCTGCACTCCTCGCTTTTCCGATGACGCTCACCTGGATGGGCGACACGTTCGCGTACTTCGGCGGGCGCCGGTTCGGCAGGCACAAGCTCATCCCGGCAGTGAGCCCTGCCAAGACGGTGGAAGGCGCGTTGTCGGGCGTGGTCGGAACCACCGTTGTCGGGGCGCTGTATGCATACTTCATCTTCGGCATGTGGCTCGGCATTCCCATCAGTGCAGCAATCGGGGCGTTGGTGGGCCTGGTAGTGTCGCCGATCGCGCAGGTGGGTGACCTGGCGGAATCGCTGCTGAAGCGGGAGGCCGGCGTGAAGGACTCCGGCACTCTGCTGCCCGGCCACGGTGGCGTGCTCGACCGGTTCGATGCTCTGTTCTTCTCGATACCGGTGACCTACTGGCTGCTGACGCTGGTGCTGTGA
- the uppS gene encoding polyprenyl diphosphate synthase yields MEASAGDAFRRHTPPVDLLQAIKVGGRLPAHVAVIMDGNGRWARGRGLPRFRGHSAGIKSVRDTIEGAIEAGIEVLTLFTFSQENWSRPAAEVDALMKLLRRFAKQEREELKRQGVEVHVLGDLDRLAPAPRRAVDEIERHTAGGRTLRLNLMISYGGRAEITRAARRLAERVERGELHPAEIDENMFASELFTADIPDPDLLIRTSGEQRISNFLLWQLAYTEMFVTSVLWPDFRRQHLFEAIYDYQKRERRFGRVTAG; encoded by the coding sequence TTGGAAGCGAGCGCCGGCGACGCCTTTCGTCGTCACACTCCCCCGGTCGACCTGCTCCAGGCGATCAAAGTGGGCGGGCGTCTGCCCGCCCACGTTGCCGTCATCATGGATGGCAATGGCCGCTGGGCGCGCGGACGGGGCCTGCCGCGTTTCCGCGGTCATTCCGCGGGCATCAAGTCCGTGCGTGATACGATCGAGGGTGCGATCGAGGCGGGCATCGAGGTCCTGACTCTGTTCACGTTCTCGCAGGAGAACTGGAGTCGGCCGGCGGCGGAGGTCGACGCGCTGATGAAGCTGCTGCGTCGGTTCGCGAAACAGGAGCGCGAGGAGCTCAAGCGCCAGGGCGTGGAAGTCCATGTGCTGGGCGATCTCGACCGCCTCGCGCCGGCTCCGCGCCGTGCCGTTGACGAGATCGAGCGGCACACCGCGGGCGGCCGCACACTGCGTCTCAACCTGATGATATCGTATGGCGGCCGCGCAGAGATCACTCGCGCCGCGCGCCGTCTCGCGGAACGCGTCGAGCGCGGCGAGCTGCATCCGGCCGAGATCGATGAGAACATGTTTGCAAGTGAGCTCTTCACGGCGGACATCCCCGACCCGGACCTGCTGATCCGGACGTCCGGCGAGCAGCGGATCAGCAATTTCCTGCTCTGGCAGCTGGCGTATACGGAGATGTTCGTCACATCCGTGCTGTGGCCGGACTTCCGGCGGCAGCATCTCTTCGAAGCGATCTACGACTATCAGAAACGGGAACGCCGCTTCGGTCGCGTAACCGCCGGCTGA